Proteins encoded together in one Triticum dicoccoides isolate Atlit2015 ecotype Zavitan chromosome 7B, WEW_v2.0, whole genome shotgun sequence window:
- the LOC119340456 gene encoding uncharacterized protein LOC119340456, whose amino-acid sequence MAWTRYHASSTHPPSIPARRRPKSGADDAPFPPWVLLDDRAYLAGESNHTTAVSRTRHGDQIQATFFLADPPLVSYFAVSCAAELGCEPRVLYTEANLVLLVSVPGDPRNAIDPRKNDFYVYEVDDDAGAGGGPPKATLTLLPHPPPDLFPFPRDRCYYFHDCQVGLLRHRRNSDGGGGGGFYLRQHRPRAYDAYIVAALCTRLTFPETLGLYTYVSDTEVWSSKPASFPDGGKLPRAALRCDKVITIGGEAGTMPGSISCGVSSYVMCSHSTTTPRRFATSLCRTPSGQTTPSTNLEACTGTSPSSAAASSMLR is encoded by the coding sequence atgGCGTGGACGCGCTACCACGCCTCCTCGACGCATCCTCCTTCAATCCCCGCTCGCCGTCGTCCCAAGTCCGGCGCCGACGATGCCCCCTTTCCTCCATGGGTCCTGCTCGACGACCGCGCATACCTCGCCGGCGAATCCAACCACACCACGGCCGTCTCCCGCACAAGGCACGGCGACCAGATCCAAGCCACCTTCTTCCTCGCCGACCCGCCGCTCGTCTCCTACTTCGCCGTCTCGTGCGCCGCCGAGCTTGGCTGCGAGCCCAGGGTCCTCTACACAGAGGCCAACCTCGTCCTCCTCGTCTCGGTGCCCGGCGACCCCCGCAACGCCATCGACCCCCGGAAGAACGACTTCTACGTCTACGAGGTGGACGAcgacgccggcgccggcggcggccctCCCAAGGCCACACTGACGCTGCTTCCGCACCCCCCGCCCGACTTGTTCCCCTTCCCTCGGGACAGATGCTACTACTTCCATGACTGCCAGGTAGGACTCCTGCGCCACCGCAGGAactccgacggcggcggcggcggcggcttttaTCTTCGCCAGCACCGTCCCAGAGCCTATGACGCCTACATCGTCGCCGCGCTCTGTACACGGCTAACCTTCCCGGAGACGTTAGGCCTTTACACCTACGTCTCCGACACCGAGGTGTGGAGCAGCAAACCAGCCTCATTCCCAGACGGCGGCAAACTGCCCCGAGCCGCCCTTCGATGTGACAAGGTTATCACCATCGGAGGAGAAGCCGGCACCATGCCTGGGTCGATCTCATGCGGGGTATCATCCTATGTGATGTGCTCCCACTCGACGACGACGCCAAGACGCTTCGCTACATCCCTCTGCCGGACCCCATCCGGCCAGACGACACCATCGACGAATCTGGAGGCATGTACCGGGACGTCGCCGTCGTCGGCAGCCGCATCAAGTATGCTGAGGTGA